A single region of the Populus nigra chromosome 2, ddPopNigr1.1, whole genome shotgun sequence genome encodes:
- the LOC133681616 gene encoding cyclin-D3-1-like, translated as MPSMYNPETSAVQDQQQYQQNPTLLYDALYCSEENWVEEVREDCFQDELEGESYCSNNSNKLNTFPILLEQDLSWEDEELSSLFAKEEQNQLCKDLETNPSLARARCEAVEWILKVNEHYSFTALTAVLAVNYLDRFLFSVHLQKEKPWMAQLAAVSCLSLAAKVEETQVPLLLDFQVEDSKYVFEAKTIQRMEILVLSTLKWKMNPVTPISFLDYITRRLGLEHYLCLEFLKRCERMVLSILADSRSMPYVPSVMAAATMLYVIDNIEPSLATEYQSQLLSILGIDKDKVEDCSKFLMEFALRDHFKLLSNKRKFCSLPGSPSGVVDVSFSSDSSNDSWSVASSVSSSPKPLSKKSRALQSLNNATTSDFSQHSSLVP; from the exons ATGCCATCAATGTATAACCCAGAAACGAGTGCGGTACAAGACCAACAACAATACCAACAAAACCCTACATTACTTTATGATGCTCTCTATTGTTCTGAAGAGAATTGGGTGGAAGAAGTTAGAGAGGACTGTTTTCAAGATGAACTAGAAGGAGAGAGTTATTGTAGCAACAATAGCAATAAACTAAACACTTTTCCAATATTGCTAGAACAAGACTTAAGCTGGGAAGATGAGGAGCTTTCCTCTTTGTTTGCCAAGGAGGAGCAAAATCAGCTGTGCAAAGACTTAGAAACCAACCCATCTTTGGCTAGGGCTCGCTGTGAGGCTGTAGAGTGGATTCTAAAGGTCAATGAACACTACTCTTTCACCGCTCTAACTGCAGTTTTGGCAGTGAACTATCTTGATAGGTTTTTATTCAGTGTCCACCTTCAGAAAGAGAAGCCATGGATGGCCCAACTTGCAGCTGTGTCTTGCCTCTCACTTGCTGCCAAAGTGGAGGAGACCCAAGTGCCCCTTCTATTGGATTTTCAG GTGGAGGACAGTAAATACGTGTTCGAGGCCAAAACTATCCAGAGAATGGAGATCCTGGTGCTTTCTACTCTTAAATGGAAGATGAATCCAGTAACCCCAATATCGTTTCTTGATTACATCACTAGAAGGCTTGGCCTAGAACACTATCTTTGTTTGGAGTTTCTCAAGAGGTGTGAGCGCATGGTCCTCTCTATCCTGGCAG ATTCTAGGTCTATGCCTTATGTTCCTTCTGTAATGGCCGCTGCCACGATGCTCTATGTTATTGATAACATAGAACCCAGTCTTGCAACGGAATACCAAAGCCAGCTGTTGAGCATTCTTGGAATCGATAAA GACAAGGTAGAGGACTGCAGCAAGTTCTTAATGGAATTTGCTCTAAGAGACCATTTTAAGCTTCTCTCAAACAAACGCAAGTTTTGTTCACTTCCAGGCAGTCCTAGCGGTGTGGTTGATGTGTCTTTTAGCTCAGACAGCTCAAATGATTCATGGTCTGTGGCATCATCCGTGTCTTCATCACCAAAGCCTCTGTCCAAGAAGAGTAGGGCACTGCAGAGTCTAAACAACGCAACAACTTCAGATTTTTCTCAGCATTCCTCTCTAGTGCCTTAA